The DNA segment CGCTCCGTGGGGCTGGACCGGGCGCGCGTGCTCTCGTGGGCCTCGCGGCACGAGGCGGCGCGGGCGGCGTACGACTCGCTGCTGCGCCAGGACCCGAACGACGTTCCCACGCTGCTGGGGCTTGGCCAGGTGCTGGCCTGGTCCGCGCGGCTGGACAGCGCCGAGGCGGTGTACGCGCGCGTGCTGCGGATTGCCCCGGGCGAGGTGGAGGCCCAGCGCGGCTTGGCGCGGCTGGCGGGGTGGGGCGGGCGGCTGGTCTCCGCCGAGACCCGCTGGCGCGCCCTGCTGGCCACGCACCCGGACGACGTACCGGCGTGGGTGGGCCTGTCGCAGACGCTGCGCTGGCAGGGGCGCGACGCGGCCGCCTACGACGCCGCACGCCGCGCCGTGCGGCTGGCGCCCACGGATCCCGACGCCCGCGAGGCGCTGCGCTGGGCGGGCATGCCGCTGGCGCCGCGCGTAAACGCGGTGCAGCTGTACGAGTCCGATTCCGACCTCAACCGCATCATGACCACCTCGGCCACGGCCGCCTACCGTCCGGCGCTGAACGTGGAGCTGCGCGGCGACGTGTACGCGCGCACCAGCGAGTCGGGGGAGCGCGGCGTGGGCGAAGGCTTCTACGTGGAGCGCCGGACGGTGGGCGCTTCGCTTTCGGGGTGGACGCTGCTGGAGCCGGGATGGGGCCTTTCGGGCACCGTGGGCGCGAGCGACCTGGAGGACTCGGGCGCTCCCATCGCCACCGTGCGGGCGGCGGTGAGCTCGCCGGCGCGCTACCCGCTCAAGGGCGGGCTGGGGTACGCGCGGTATGCAATGGACGCCACGGCGCAGCTCATCGAGCGCGAGGTGCGCGTGGACGAGCTGTCGACCTCGCTGGGGTGGAGCCCGGCCCGGGGATGGACGGTGTCGGGCGGGGGCGGAGGTTCGCGGTTCACGGGCGGCGAGTCCGGCGAGAAGAACCACCGGTGGAACGGGAACGTGGCGGTGGCGCGCCGCCTGTCCGCGCCGGTCACGCTGGGGATCGGCGTGCGCGCGTTCGGGTTCGAGCGCGACCTGAACGACGCGTACTTCGACCCGGACTTCTACGGGCTGGCCGAGGCCACGGCGCGGTGGCTGCGCGAAACGCGGCACTGGTCCGTGGAGGCCGAGGTGGCGCCGGGCATCCAGCAGGTGCGGAGCGACGGGGAGCCGGGCGGGGCGGTTCGCGGGGTGGGGAGCGTGGCGTACCTGTTCTCGCCGGGGCGGCGAATCGTGCTGCAGGGCACCTTTGCGAACGCCGGCCTTTCCGCCATCGCCGGCAACGGGGCCGACTACCGCTACCGCGCCGTGAGCCTGACGGGCGCCTGGAGTTTC comes from the Longimicrobium sp. genome and includes:
- a CDS encoding tetratricopeptide repeat protein; translation: MKRAVLLALALLAGALPARAQDAADRAWAAGETEAARPLYEARLRADSTDATALHRLALLHAWAQRYDESLVLFDRLLRVSPGNREVQVDRARVIGWRGDPRGAAAALEPLLAADPGFLPALQARAQFESWAGAYDAALATYGRIAQITPDDRSVGLDRARVLSWASRHEAARAAYDSLLRQDPNDVPTLLGLGQVLAWSARLDSAEAVYARVLRIAPGEVEAQRGLARLAGWGGRLVSAETRWRALLATHPDDVPAWVGLSQTLRWQGRDAAAYDAARRAVRLAPTDPDAREALRWAGMPLAPRVNAVQLYESDSDLNRIMTTSATAAYRPALNVELRGDVYARTSESGERGVGEGFYVERRTVGASLSGWTLLEPGWGLSGTVGASDLEDSGAPIATVRAAVSSPARYPLKGGLGYARYAMDATAQLIEREVRVDELSTSLGWSPARGWTVSGGGGGSRFTGGESGEKNHRWNGNVAVARRLSAPVTLGIGVRAFGFERDLNDAYFDPDFYGLAEATARWLRETRHWSVEAEVAPGIQQVRSDGEPGGAVRGVGSVAYLFSPGRRIVLQGTFANAGLSAIAGNGADYRYRAVSLTGAWSF